The following proteins come from a genomic window of Acinetobacter baumannii:
- a CDS encoding VOC family protein, with translation MITGIEILKFGVEDRAASNKFLADFGLSQSTSDIEGADLYQTQNGSKIYLFNCDDNRLPPAIEQGSTLREVTWGVDSLQDLEDLAARLADVDGFKRTENTVQCLDPNGMTIRFEQSFVKEVPELKTEGINQYGNIQRVNAASPVYEKGQPVAIGHVVFFTPDLATTENFYIEKVGFHLSDAYKNRGAFLRCRGEGYHHDLFLLSVPNKPAGLNHVAFVVRDIHEVIGGGLHMNRSEWSTFIGPGRHPISSAYFWYVNSPLGGAFEYYTNDDYLTEEWQPRVEEHRLELFTEWAIEGGLDDKTRRQVKPV, from the coding sequence ATGATTACAGGGATCGAGATTTTAAAGTTTGGAGTTGAAGATAGAGCCGCTTCAAACAAGTTTTTGGCAGATTTTGGTTTAAGCCAAAGTACTTCGGATATTGAAGGCGCAGATTTATACCAGACTCAAAACGGCAGCAAGATTTATCTATTTAATTGTGATGATAACCGTTTGCCGCCTGCTATTGAGCAAGGTTCAACTTTACGTGAAGTCACTTGGGGTGTTGATAGTCTTCAAGACCTTGAAGACTTGGCAGCTCGTTTGGCCGATGTAGACGGTTTTAAACGTACTGAAAATACAGTTCAGTGTCTTGACCCAAATGGCATGACCATTCGTTTTGAACAAAGTTTTGTAAAAGAAGTACCAGAACTTAAAACGGAAGGTATTAACCAATACGGCAATATTCAGCGTGTTAATGCAGCAAGTCCTGTTTATGAAAAAGGTCAACCTGTTGCGATTGGACATGTGGTGTTTTTCACACCGGATTTAGCAACTACTGAAAACTTCTATATTGAAAAAGTAGGCTTTCATTTATCTGATGCTTACAAAAATCGCGGTGCATTCTTACGTTGCCGCGGTGAAGGTTATCACCACGATTTATTCTTACTTAGCGTTCCAAATAAACCTGCGGGCCTAAATCACGTTGCATTTGTTGTTCGTGATATTCATGAGGTGATTGGAGGCGGTTTACATATGAACCGTTCAGAGTGGTCAACCTTTATTGGACCGGGACGTCATCCAATTTCTTCTGCTTATTTCTGGTACGTCAACTCACCATTGGGTGGTGCATTTGAATATTACACCAACGATGATTATTTGACCGAAGAATGGCAGCCACGTGTAGAAGAACATCGTCTAGAGCTTTTCACCGAGTGGGCGATTGAAGGTGGTCTTGATGACAAAACCCGCCGTCAGGTAAAGCCTGTGTAA
- a CDS encoding cupin domain-containing protein — protein MTTQQFESWKQPEGASLEDWLNTRIARFETRKYDFEALKFQADYDPKYRRAQMRYMGTGATGVANDSNTVPAENFTFSTMVLPPQCEGPLHIHHDVEEVFFMLRGEIDLFIEHNGEKFQTRLKERDLISIPPGIYRGLFNPGQEDALMCVMLGTGKPTIPNYPPEHPLSQIKR, from the coding sequence ATGACTACACAACAATTCGAATCGTGGAAACAGCCGGAAGGCGCTTCTTTAGAAGATTGGTTAAACACACGTATTGCTCGCTTTGAGACTCGTAAATATGACTTTGAGGCTTTGAAGTTCCAAGCCGATTACGACCCGAAATATCGCCGTGCTCAAATGCGCTATATGGGTACGGGTGCAACTGGTGTTGCAAATGACAGCAATACTGTACCTGCAGAGAACTTTACGTTTTCGACTATGGTGCTACCACCACAGTGTGAAGGTCCTTTGCACATTCACCACGACGTTGAAGAAGTTTTCTTTATGCTCCGCGGCGAAATTGATTTGTTTATTGAGCATAACGGCGAGAAATTCCAGACCCGCTTAAAAGAGCGTGACCTGATTTCAATTCCACCGGGTATCTACCGTGGTTTATTTAACCCAGGTCAAGAAGATGCCTTGATGTGCGTGATGTTGGGAACAGGTAAACCAACAATTCCTAACTATCCACCAGAGCATCCATTGTCTCAAATCAAACGTTAA
- a CDS encoding MFS transporter, giving the protein MSNEEKSGLKHWVPAFVLMVCVVLAFFDKISIAVLFSDPHFQSSMGIAEDKAKLGWLMTSFLLAYGFSSVFLSFLGDIFNPKKMLFWSVTSWGLLMLCMGFTTSYSGMLILRVLLGLAEGPLFALAYTIVKQTYTDRQQARASTMFLLGTPIGAFLGFPITAAVLAHHDWHTTFFVMAALTLIAILSIVFGLRNLQLKKTVELEGESKRTNFKGHIANTKVLVSNSAFWLVCLFNIALMTYLWGLNSWVPSYLMQDKGFNLKEFGVYSSFPFIAMLIGEVVGAFLSDKLGRRAIQVFSGLLLAGIFMYVMVIMTEPLLIIAAMSLSAMAWGFGVAAVFALLARVTTSNVGATAGGIFNGLGNFASAIAPVLIGYIVMQTHSFNLGITFLAAVAVIGSLFLVPLLKRY; this is encoded by the coding sequence ATGAGTAATGAAGAAAAAAGTGGATTAAAGCATTGGGTACCTGCTTTTGTCCTTATGGTGTGTGTAGTACTGGCATTTTTCGACAAGATCAGTATTGCGGTTTTATTTTCAGACCCACATTTTCAAAGCTCGATGGGAATTGCTGAAGATAAAGCCAAGCTCGGATGGCTCATGACAAGTTTTTTACTTGCTTATGGTTTTTCATCAGTCTTTCTAAGCTTTTTAGGCGACATTTTTAACCCAAAGAAAATGCTGTTCTGGAGTGTGACTTCTTGGGGTTTACTCATGCTTTGCATGGGCTTTACCACCAGCTACTCAGGCATGTTGATTTTACGGGTTCTACTCGGTTTGGCAGAAGGTCCGCTATTTGCTTTGGCATATACCATTGTTAAGCAGACTTATACAGACCGTCAGCAGGCACGTGCCTCAACCATGTTCTTACTGGGTACACCGATTGGTGCATTCCTTGGGTTCCCAATTACGGCAGCCGTTCTGGCACACCACGACTGGCACACCACTTTTTTTGTGATGGCTGCGCTCACACTCATTGCAATTTTAAGCATTGTTTTTGGTCTGCGTAACTTGCAACTCAAGAAAACTGTTGAGCTTGAAGGTGAAAGTAAACGTACTAACTTCAAAGGCCATATCGCCAACACCAAAGTACTTGTGAGCAATAGCGCGTTCTGGTTGGTGTGCTTATTCAATATTGCCTTAATGACTTATTTGTGGGGCCTAAACAGTTGGGTTCCTTCTTATCTCATGCAAGACAAAGGATTCAACCTCAAGGAGTTTGGGGTGTATTCAAGCTTTCCATTCATTGCCATGTTAATTGGCGAAGTGGTTGGTGCGTTTTTATCTGACAAATTAGGCCGACGCGCAATTCAAGTATTTAGCGGTTTATTACTCGCGGGCATCTTCATGTATGTGATGGTCATTATGACTGAGCCATTATTGATTATTGCTGCTATGTCTTTAAGTGCTATGGCGTGGGGCTTTGGAGTAGCTGCGGTATTTGCTCTGCTTGCCCGAGTAACCACCTCAAATGTAGGTGCGACAGCGGGTGGAATATTTAACGGTTTAGGCAATTTTGCAAGTGCAATTGCACCTGTACTGATCGGTTACATCGTGATGCAAACACATAGTTTTAATTTGGGAATTACCTTCTTGGCTGCAGTCGCTGTCATTGGGTCGTTGTTCTTGGTTCCTCTTTTAAAACGTTATTAA
- the pnuC gene encoding nicotinamide riboside transporter PnuC, protein MSPLEIFAVLISLIGVGLTVIRNMWCWLFNFFAFVLYAYLFYEFKLYGETILQFFFMVVNFYGFYYWLKGKQQDHDIRIEPIAVQTAIIQMIIAAVGGLLFGLVLKNFTDAAVPMLDSQLAAFSLLATYWTSRKHIATWILWVFVDIVYVGMFIYKDLFLTSALYAAFVLMAAYGWYQWEKVKRKQNLGAGQL, encoded by the coding sequence ATGTCTCCTCTAGAAATTTTCGCGGTCTTAATTAGCCTCATTGGAGTTGGATTAACGGTAATCCGTAATATGTGGTGCTGGCTGTTTAATTTCTTTGCTTTTGTCCTATATGCCTATTTGTTTTACGAATTTAAGCTTTATGGCGAAACGATTTTGCAGTTCTTTTTTATGGTCGTAAATTTTTATGGCTTTTACTATTGGCTCAAAGGAAAGCAGCAAGATCATGACATTCGAATTGAGCCTATTGCAGTTCAAACAGCTATCATTCAAATGATTATTGCCGCGGTAGGTGGTTTGCTCTTTGGTTTGGTGCTTAAAAACTTTACCGATGCGGCGGTGCCAATGCTTGACTCACAGCTTGCAGCATTTAGTTTGCTTGCAACTTACTGGACCAGCCGAAAGCATATTGCGACATGGATCCTTTGGGTATTTGTCGATATTGTTTATGTCGGCATGTTTATCTATAAAGATCTGTTTTTAACTTCAGCCTTATACGCAGCCTTTGTATTAATGGCAGCTTATGGTTGGTATCAATGGGAAAAGGTTAAAAGAAAGCAGAACTTAGGTGCTGGGCAGCTTTAA
- a CDS encoding recombinase-like helix-turn-helix domain-containing protein gives MKTFNEKLASWIHATPATEAGINNIQVPGQSELLVWQTRYKEPTLYEQDFVKNLIQAFSAGATELDEVVSALNQQGFRCESGDEWTSESFTEEMQRLGY, from the coding sequence ATGAAGACATTTAATGAAAAGTTGGCAAGCTGGATTCATGCAACGCCGGCAACCGAAGCAGGTATCAACAATATTCAAGTTCCAGGTCAATCTGAATTGTTGGTTTGGCAAACACGTTATAAAGAACCGACTCTCTACGAACAAGACTTTGTAAAGAACTTGATTCAGGCATTTTCTGCGGGCGCAACAGAATTAGATGAGGTTGTTTCTGCACTTAATCAACAGGGTTTCCGCTGTGAATCTGGTGATGAATGGACTTCTGAGAGCTTTACAGAAGAAATGCAACGTTTAGGTTATTGA
- a CDS encoding NAD(P)/FAD-dependent oxidoreductase, protein MEKIVIVGAGQAAGWAVSTLRQNGYVGEIHVVSNEDQVFYERPPLSKQVLSKEASYESLNLFSPEQVQEFNIQWHKPEIATKVDREQKQVHLESGQVLPYDKLLIATGSRARVPVNTWQFIPNVVTLRNVRDCERLAEILKNAKNVAVIGGGWIGLEIAATARKQGKDVHIFEYGDRLCARSVSPEVSAFLKNMHEAQGTKIHLDSKSLHLVEAPDQKVEVVNHPQHSQLFDCVVVGAGAEIAKELGVHAGLDVKDGIVVNCFGQTSDQDIYAAGDVAIHPGLGYCIQSWANAQNQAIAAAKSMLGIETEYTDIPWLWSDQYHFNIQILGTYQPEKTKEVVIRQSGEDQVSYLYLDHENRLLNMIAINDSKLIKLAKRWMQANTVLDPKLLADAEFNVMKLKP, encoded by the coding sequence ATGGAAAAGATTGTAATTGTAGGGGCGGGGCAGGCTGCAGGTTGGGCAGTTAGTACCTTACGTCAAAATGGATATGTGGGTGAAATTCATGTGGTCTCAAATGAAGATCAGGTGTTTTATGAGCGTCCACCTCTGTCTAAGCAAGTACTTTCAAAAGAAGCAAGTTATGAAAGTTTGAATCTGTTCTCCCCAGAACAGGTTCAAGAGTTCAACATTCAATGGCACAAACCGGAAATTGCAACAAAAGTCGATCGCGAGCAAAAGCAGGTTCATTTAGAAAGTGGACAGGTTTTACCCTATGACAAATTGCTGATTGCAACAGGAAGCCGTGCCCGTGTACCCGTTAATACATGGCAGTTCATTCCTAATGTTGTGACTTTACGAAATGTGCGTGACTGTGAACGTCTGGCTGAAATTTTAAAGAATGCAAAAAATGTTGCTGTGATTGGCGGTGGCTGGATTGGTTTGGAAATCGCTGCAACTGCACGTAAGCAAGGGAAAGATGTTCATATTTTTGAATATGGCGACCGCTTATGTGCAAGAAGTGTGAGTCCGGAAGTTTCTGCATTTTTAAAAAATATGCATGAGGCTCAAGGCACAAAAATTCATTTAGACAGCAAGAGCCTTCACTTAGTGGAAGCACCAGATCAAAAAGTTGAAGTGGTGAACCATCCTCAACATAGCCAGTTATTTGATTGTGTTGTAGTGGGTGCAGGTGCCGAAATTGCGAAAGAGTTAGGCGTGCACGCTGGGCTCGATGTGAAAGATGGCATTGTAGTGAATTGTTTTGGACAAACCTCGGATCAAGACATTTATGCCGCAGGTGATGTCGCGATTCATCCGGGCTTGGGCTATTGCATTCAGTCTTGGGCAAATGCACAAAATCAGGCGATTGCAGCTGCGAAATCAATGCTTGGAATTGAAACTGAATATACCGATATTCCTTGGCTTTGGTCTGATCAATATCACTTTAATATCCAGATTTTAGGTACGTATCAACCTGAAAAAACCAAAGAAGTGGTGATTCGCCAAAGTGGTGAAGATCAGGTGAGCTATTTATATCTGGACCATGAAAATCGCTTGCTGAATATGATTGCCATTAATGACTCGAAGTTAATCAAGCTGGCAAAGCGTTGGATGCAAGCCAATACCGTTTTAGATCCAAAATTATTAGCAGATGCTGAATTTAATGTCATGAAGTTAAAACCGTAA
- a CDS encoding SDR family oxidoreductase — protein sequence MSFQVEGKVAVVTGGSSGIGLAAVEILVAEGAKVAWCGRDEERLNASKHYILEKFPHANIFTKACNVLKKEEVQQFAKEVKLNLGNVDMLINNAGQGRVSNFENTQDEDWMKEIELKYFSVLHPVRAFLDDLKQSANASITNVNSLLALQPEPHMIATSSARAALLNLTHSLAHEFTQYGVRVNSILLGMVESAQWKRRYETRSDLNLSWKEWTGNIAKNRGIPMQRLGRPEEPARALVFLASPLASYTTGSAIDVSGGFNKHL from the coding sequence ATGAGCTTCCAAGTTGAAGGAAAAGTTGCAGTTGTTACCGGTGGCTCATCTGGGATTGGGCTGGCTGCTGTTGAAATACTAGTTGCAGAGGGTGCAAAAGTTGCTTGGTGTGGTCGCGATGAAGAACGTTTAAATGCTTCTAAGCACTATATTTTAGAAAAATTTCCACATGCCAATATTTTTACCAAAGCATGTAATGTTTTGAAAAAAGAAGAAGTTCAGCAATTTGCCAAAGAGGTCAAACTCAATTTGGGCAATGTGGACATGCTTATTAACAATGCTGGACAAGGCCGTGTTTCAAATTTTGAAAATACGCAAGATGAAGACTGGATGAAAGAGATTGAGCTGAAATATTTCAGTGTTTTACATCCGGTACGGGCTTTTCTTGACGACTTAAAACAGTCGGCAAATGCCTCAATTACTAATGTGAATTCGTTACTGGCATTGCAACCGGAACCACACATGATTGCGACTTCATCTGCACGCGCTGCACTGTTGAATTTAACCCATTCGTTGGCGCATGAGTTTACTCAATATGGCGTTCGTGTGAACTCGATTTTACTCGGAATGGTCGAATCTGCGCAGTGGAAACGCCGTTATGAAACCCGTTCAGATTTAAATCTGTCATGGAAAGAGTGGACAGGCAATATTGCAAAAAATCGTGGCATTCCTATGCAGCGTTTAGGCCGTCCGGAAGAGCCAGCACGTGCTTTAGTTTTCTTGGCATCACCATTGGCATCTTACACCACAGGTTCGGCAATAGATGTCTCAGGTGGTTTTAACAAACATTTATAA
- a CDS encoding SDR family oxidoreductase — translation MANVALLQGKKVLVTGAARGLGRDFAQAIAEAGAEVVMADILSDLVQQEAQALQQQGLNVHAVTVDLANADSIENAVAKSVEVLQGLDGLVNCAALATNVGGKNMIDYDPELWDRVMNINVKGTWLITKACIPHLKQSAAGKIINVASDTALWGAPNLMAYVASKGAIVAMTRSMARELGQFNICVNTLSPGLTLVEATEYVPQERHDLYVNGRAIQRQQLPQDLNGTALYLLSDLSSFVTGQNIPVNGGFVFN, via the coding sequence ATGGCTAATGTAGCGTTGTTGCAAGGCAAAAAAGTTTTAGTGACTGGTGCTGCACGTGGTTTAGGTCGAGATTTTGCTCAAGCCATTGCTGAGGCAGGCGCTGAAGTTGTGATGGCAGATATTTTGTCTGACTTGGTGCAACAAGAAGCCCAAGCGTTACAGCAACAAGGGCTAAACGTTCATGCTGTCACCGTTGACCTTGCCAATGCAGACTCTATTGAAAATGCGGTTGCAAAAAGCGTGGAAGTATTACAAGGACTAGACGGACTTGTGAACTGTGCGGCACTGGCGACCAATGTCGGTGGAAAAAATATGATTGATTATGATCCTGAACTTTGGGATCGGGTCATGAATATTAATGTAAAAGGCACATGGTTAATTACAAAAGCGTGTATTCCACATTTAAAACAATCGGCTGCTGGCAAAATTATTAATGTTGCTTCCGATACAGCACTTTGGGGCGCACCGAACTTGATGGCTTATGTGGCAAGTAAAGGTGCAATTGTTGCCATGACGCGTTCAATGGCAAGAGAGTTGGGGCAGTTCAATATTTGTGTCAACACATTGTCTCCGGGGCTGACACTGGTTGAAGCAACCGAGTATGTGCCACAGGAACGTCATGATTTATATGTCAACGGAAGAGCGATTCAACGCCAGCAACTTCCACAAGATTTAAATGGAACAGCATTGTATCTACTGTCGGATTTGTCCTCTTTTGTGACAGGTCAAAATATTCCGGTCAATGGCGGTTTTGTCTTTAACTAA
- a CDS encoding non-heme iron oxygenase ferredoxin subunit, protein MSWISVCQQGDVSEDEPKAVEVEGKKIGVFFVDENYFAIENVCPHAYALLTEGFIEDQTVECPLHEAIFDIQTGELKSGPGCRNLCTYPVRVEGQDIQIQL, encoded by the coding sequence ATGAGTTGGATCTCAGTTTGTCAGCAGGGTGACGTTAGCGAAGATGAGCCGAAAGCCGTCGAAGTTGAAGGGAAAAAAATTGGTGTTTTTTTTGTCGATGAAAATTACTTCGCTATCGAAAATGTTTGCCCTCATGCGTATGCCTTATTAACGGAAGGATTTATCGAAGATCAGACTGTTGAATGTCCATTGCACGAAGCAATTTTTGACATTCAGACAGGTGAGCTAAAAAGTGGACCCGGGTGTAGAAACCTATGTACGTACCCAGTTCGTGTTGAAGGACAGGATATTCAAATTCAACTCTAG
- a CDS encoding crotonase/enoyl-CoA hydratase family protein: MSNQEGKVSRETRGHIFLIGLDRAAKRNAFDSHMIKDLSLALTEYENNDALRCAIVFAHGDHFTAGLDLVELQPKLATGVFDFSENEINPWGTVGRKLSKPLIVAVQGYCYTAGIELFLNADIAIASENTQFAQMEVQRGILPFGGATARFTQAAGWAKAMRYLLTGDSFDAKAAFDMNLITEICPEGTELKRAIELAEHIAQAAPLAVKATLASAREAVNEGYEVAFNQLQNHLQPLLTTEDVQEGVFAMLQKRPPVFKGK; this comes from the coding sequence ATGTCAAATCAAGAAGGAAAAGTCAGCCGTGAAACTCGCGGACATATTTTTTTAATTGGCTTAGATCGGGCAGCAAAACGTAATGCTTTTGATAGTCACATGATCAAAGACTTATCACTAGCGCTCACTGAATATGAAAATAATGACGCACTGCGCTGTGCGATTGTTTTTGCTCACGGTGACCATTTTACAGCTGGCTTAGATTTGGTTGAGTTACAACCTAAGCTTGCTACAGGTGTTTTTGACTTTAGTGAAAACGAAATTAACCCTTGGGGTACAGTTGGACGAAAACTGAGTAAACCTTTGATAGTGGCAGTGCAGGGTTATTGCTATACCGCTGGTATAGAACTCTTTCTCAATGCTGATATTGCGATTGCGAGTGAAAATACCCAATTTGCTCAAATGGAAGTTCAACGTGGCATCTTACCTTTTGGCGGAGCAACTGCACGTTTTACTCAAGCCGCGGGTTGGGCCAAAGCCATGCGTTATTTGCTCACTGGTGACTCTTTCGATGCCAAAGCTGCTTTTGACATGAACCTTATTACAGAAATATGTCCAGAAGGTACAGAGCTTAAACGTGCCATAGAACTTGCTGAACATATCGCGCAAGCTGCACCACTTGCTGTAAAAGCGACTCTCGCCTCTGCTCGCGAAGCAGTCAATGAAGGTTACGAAGTAGCGTTTAATCAACTGCAAAACCATCTTCAGCCTTTACTCACAACAGAAGATGTTCAAGAAGGTGTTTTTGCCATGCTGCAAAAAAGACCTCCTGTTTTTAAAGGTAAATAA
- a CDS encoding IclR family transcriptional regulator: MSLEIEEDSQESETTKNDDRYLVPGLVRGLAILQAFNQQAQEMTITEIAEILEVNRSSAFRLIYTLEACGYLRKASQKTYALDSKVMELGFNSLSKLSLLDLSTPLMKELRDQTKLAVHLTVLEGTHIVFVNNVQSMGTFTSNISLGTRWPAHATVIGQMLLSDLPEAEVRQRYRNFNDWDSYSELTPTSLKALLQKLNYVKTQKSMVSWGHYNHDMAACAAPIFKQSNGKMVAVLSVSCPITTYDEKTFKEDIAALVIATADKISKFIY; the protein is encoded by the coding sequence ATGAGCCTAGAGATTGAAGAAGATTCGCAAGAATCAGAAACAACAAAAAATGATGATCGGTATTTAGTACCAGGGCTTGTGCGTGGTTTAGCCATCTTGCAAGCATTTAATCAACAAGCACAAGAAATGACGATTACAGAAATTGCCGAAATTTTGGAAGTGAACCGTTCTAGTGCATTTCGGCTTATCTATACACTTGAAGCTTGCGGTTACTTAAGAAAGGCTTCACAAAAAACATATGCGCTTGATTCAAAAGTTATGGAGCTTGGTTTTAACAGTTTATCAAAGCTTTCATTACTTGATTTATCAACGCCTTTAATGAAAGAACTACGTGACCAGACCAAACTTGCAGTACACCTGACCGTTTTAGAAGGTACACACATTGTTTTTGTAAATAACGTTCAATCTATGGGTACGTTTACCAGCAATATTAGTTTAGGTACTCGCTGGCCTGCCCATGCTACAGTTATTGGTCAAATGTTATTGTCAGATTTACCAGAGGCAGAAGTACGACAACGCTATCGCAATTTTAATGACTGGGATAGTTACTCAGAACTTACCCCAACCAGTTTAAAAGCGTTATTGCAAAAATTAAATTATGTAAAAACTCAAAAGTCGATGGTGAGCTGGGGACATTACAACCATGACATGGCTGCTTGTGCTGCTCCTATTTTCAAACAATCAAATGGAAAAATGGTGGCTGTCCTTTCAGTCAGTTGTCCAATTACCACTTATGATGAGAAGACCTTTAAAGAAGATATCGCCGCTCTGGTCATCGCAACGGCAGATAAAATTTCAAAATTTATCTATTAA
- a CDS encoding alpha/beta fold hydrolase, protein MMTLIEKLAEFPVKTVNVQGQQQAYREAGQGEYLVLLHGISSGSASWVNQLEVLSHHFHVIAWDAPGYGKSAELLTDQPNATDYAKRLAGLFDALKIEKAIVVGHSLGALQGSAFAALYPERVKHLVVANLAQGYQRHDEQTQIQVFEKRPKMLKELGAKGMAQSRGPHLIYRQEPQALALVSEVMQQLTLQGFTHASYLLAYDEIRNYLTDLKVPCTVIAGQQDQITPALGIQELAQELQLEQRFVIEDAGHLSYVDQPQAFNQIMLTIQEQS, encoded by the coding sequence ATGATGACACTCATTGAAAAGTTAGCAGAATTTCCGGTGAAAACGGTCAATGTTCAAGGCCAGCAACAAGCCTATCGGGAAGCTGGTCAGGGCGAATACCTTGTGCTGTTGCATGGCATTAGTTCCGGTTCTGCTTCATGGGTAAACCAACTTGAAGTGCTGTCTCATCATTTTCATGTCATTGCCTGGGACGCACCGGGCTATGGCAAATCAGCTGAACTTTTAACGGATCAACCGAATGCGACCGACTATGCAAAGCGTTTGGCAGGGTTGTTCGATGCTTTAAAAATTGAAAAAGCAATTGTAGTGGGACACTCCTTAGGTGCCTTACAGGGCAGTGCATTTGCTGCACTTTACCCAGAGCGAGTGAAACACTTGGTGGTCGCTAACTTGGCGCAAGGCTACCAACGCCACGATGAACAGACACAAATTCAGGTTTTTGAAAAAAGACCAAAAATGTTGAAAGAACTCGGTGCTAAAGGAATGGCCCAAAGTCGTGGACCTCATTTGATTTATAGACAAGAGCCACAAGCCTTAGCTTTAGTTTCAGAAGTGATGCAGCAGTTGACCTTACAAGGTTTCACACATGCATCGTACTTACTGGCATATGACGAAATACGTAATTATTTAACCGATTTAAAAGTCCCATGCACAGTCATTGCAGGGCAGCAAGATCAAATCACTCCTGCGTTAGGTATACAAGAGCTTGCTCAGGAATTGCAGTTGGAACAGCGCTTCGTCATAGAAGATGCAGGACATTTAAGTTATGTCGACCAACCGCAAGCATTTAACCAAATTATGTTGACGATTCAGGAACAATCGTAA
- a CDS encoding aromatic ring-hydroxylating oxygenase subunit alpha: MNAIVSTSQSAEEYLELGLRDQWHPVLASWEVAANPVGITRLGENIVVWRDAEGQVHALEDRCPHRGARLSLGWNLGDRVACWYHGVEVRADGVVADVPAVHECPMTGTKCLKSYPVIEQHGAIFIWFGIDANEQPAPLEFPEQLASEEWSSFLCQADWKVNHQYAIDNVMDPMHGTYLHCTSHSMAEGERTAEMKHRTTENGFVFEKEGQTGVNFDWVEYGSTGASWLRLSIPYRKQFGPGGEFWIVGYATPIDANNTRVFFWRCRKVSGWQRNVWRFLYRNHLEQLHWDVLEQDRIILENLAPNARAREFLYQHDVGLARLRRLMKKEAEKQLKKIAALNASNRIEMQEEAHG; the protein is encoded by the coding sequence ATGAACGCAATCGTATCAACTTCACAAAGCGCTGAAGAATATTTAGAACTTGGTTTACGTGACCAATGGCATCCGGTTTTAGCAAGTTGGGAAGTCGCTGCTAATCCGGTTGGGATTACCCGTTTAGGTGAAAACATTGTGGTTTGGCGTGATGCCGAAGGTCAGGTACATGCGCTTGAAGATCGCTGCCCACACCGCGGTGCTCGTCTTTCACTCGGCTGGAACTTGGGTGATCGAGTTGCTTGCTGGTATCACGGTGTTGAAGTTCGTGCTGATGGTGTGGTTGCTGATGTGCCAGCCGTTCATGAATGTCCAATGACTGGAACCAAGTGTTTAAAAAGCTATCCGGTCATTGAACAGCATGGTGCAATCTTCATCTGGTTTGGTATCGATGCAAATGAACAACCCGCACCGCTTGAGTTCCCAGAACAACTGGCAAGCGAAGAGTGGAGTTCATTCCTTTGCCAAGCAGACTGGAAAGTAAACCATCAATATGCCATTGATAACGTCATGGACCCAATGCACGGTACATATTTGCACTGTACTTCACATTCAATGGCAGAAGGCGAACGTACCGCAGAGATGAAACACCGCACAACTGAAAATGGTTTTGTTTTTGAAAAAGAAGGTCAAACAGGTGTGAACTTTGACTGGGTTGAATATGGTTCGACTGGTGCAAGTTGGTTACGTCTTTCAATTCCTTACCGTAAACAGTTTGGTCCGGGTGGTGAATTCTGGATTGTGGGTTACGCAACGCCAATTGATGCCAACAATACCCGTGTATTTTTCTGGCGCTGCCGTAAGGTGAGTGGTTGGCAACGTAATGTATGGCGCTTCTTATATCGTAATCATTTAGAACAATTGCATTGGGATGTATTGGAACAAGACCGCATTATTTTAGAAAACCTTGCGCCAAATGCACGTGCACGAGAATTCTTATATCAACACGATGTTGGACTTGCACGATTACGCCGTTTAATGAAGAAAGAAGCTGAGAAGCAATTAAAGAAAATTGCTGCACTAAATGCATCAAACCGTATTGAGATGCAGGAAGAAGCTCATGGCTAA